From the genome of Sediminibacter sp. Hel_I_10:
TAAAATTTAGATTTATTAAAAAGGTCTTTATTTTTGTTTTGGGACATTTTAATTGATTTGATTGGCAGCGTATAACTTAATATTCAATTATTGGATAAATCCAGAAAATTAAGATATTATTTTTAGGCTTCCAATTGAAAATCAATGTTTTTACATCATCAAAATATGTTATAAATTGATGAATTCTCAATGTGTGCTCACTTTAATTGTAAGTCAAACTTTACATCAAAATAGAGACTGCTGTTTGTAAGGGTTTTCATGCTCCAATAACCATTTTTTTCGATGGAGACCACCAGCATAGCCGGTTAAACTTCCGTCACTGCCTATCACCCGATGACAGGGCGTAATAATCCATATCGGATTTTTAGCGTTGGCATTAGCTACAGCTCTAATGGCCTTTGGATCTCCTAGTCGTTTGGAAAGTTCAAGGTAGGAACAGGTTTTTCCAAATGGAATTTGTGCGAGTTCAAGCCATACAGATTTTTGAAAATCGGTGCCTTGAGGGTTTAATTTTAAATCAAAAGTGTTACGAACACCTTCAAAATATTCCTGAAGTTGTATTACGGTATCTTCTAATACGGCTGGAATAACATCTGTTTCTTTTTCTAATTTTTTATCTTCTGAAAGGTCTAAATTTAATAAGGTGACTTCAGTAATGCCATCATCGTTACCACTAATTTTGGAATAGCCTAATGGTGTTTTGATGATACAGGTTTCCATTACTTTTGATTCTTAGGATCTTTATCATCAGGCGATTTTTCAACTTTTCCTTTTTCCGAAGGAATTGCATCAATGATCCCCAGCTTTCTAGCTCTAGACTCCCAGCTTTTTCTTGCCATGTGTTGAAGATCTGAAACGTTATCGCTTTCATCCATAATTTCCATTCCCAGAAGCGTTTCTATAACATCTTCCATGGTGACCAAGCCACTAACAGATCCATACTCGTCAACCACTAAGGCCATATGATTTCTGGTTTCTACAAGTTGATCAAACAGCGAAGGGATGGGCATTTCGCGATCAACAACAATGATATGTCTCTTAATTTCTGAGAGCTTTTTGTCGCCGTTATCCAAAGCCATTTCCTTAAAGACTTCGTCTTTTAAAACAAGTCCTTTAATTTCATCGGCATCGCCAGCATAAATAGGAATTCTTGAAAATCGAAGATTCATATTCTTATTAAAAAAATCTTGTACGGTAGTGTTCTCATCTTCGGCCTTCATCACCGTTCTTGGTGTCATAACGTCTTTTGCAAATACTTCCTTAAAGTTAAGGAGGTTTCTTATGATTTTGCTTTCATTTTCTTGAAACACACCTTCCTCTTCGGCCATGTCTGCCATGACCAAAAACCCTTCTCTACTTAAAATACTACCGTGAGCACTACCGCCAATTAGTTTTGTGGTGAGCTGCAAAAGCCAAAGGAGGCCGGTAATTCTTAAAGGAAAAATTAAAATTCTTAACGCTTTGGTGGTAAAGTTAGCGAGTTGTTTCCAGTAGGTGGCACCAATGGTTTTTGGGATGATTTCCGAAGCAACTAGAATTAAAATAGTCATTATTGTTGAGACCACACCAACCATGATATCTACTGTAAAGTCAAAACCGAGAACAGTGGTTTGCTCAGTTCCATAGATTTCAGCATAGGCCACTTTAGCTTGTACACCAACCAAAATGGCACCAACGGTATGCGCAATAGTGTTGAGGGTTAGGATAGCTATTAACGGCCGATCAACGTCCTTTTTAAGCACTTCCAATTCTAGCGCGTAGTGTTTGCCTTCTTGTTTCTTTACCTTGATGAAGGTAGGTGTTACGCTTAATAATACCGCTTCTAAAATAGAGCATAGAAACGAGAAAAAGATTGAAACGCAAGCGTATAGTATAAGTAAGCCCATGGATTTGTGTTTGATGGCTAAGTTAATAATATTATTAGGTTCTCCCTTGAGCAGTGTTGCAACAATAAGATAAAGTTTTAGCTCTCTAGAATAATACTGGTATTTGGAACGCCGTATTGTGACACGCGCTCTATAAAGGTGATCAATTCTTTATTATTTTTAAAAAAAGCAAGAATACACAAGCTGTCATAACCCGTAATACGATCGCAGCGCTGCACTTCCTTTAAATGTACAATTTGATTATAGGCTGTTTTGACGGTGCTTGATTGGTGAATCTTCAAATTGATATAGGCTCTCGTATTAATGCCGAGCTTATCGTGATTCAGTTTTAAAGAATAGCCTTTAATGATGCCTTTGTCCTCTAGGTTTTTTACGCGTTTTCCTATGGCTGGGGCCGATAAATCAACCGATTTTCCTATAGCAGCAAACGACTCTCGTGCGTTTTTACGCAGCAGTTCTATAATTTTAAAATCAATGTCATCCATTTGAATCAAAAATAAAGTATAACTATATCTAATTAAACGAAATTAAATATAGTTATTTTATTTTGAATCGTAATCAGAATATTGCTAAGAAAGAATACTATAATAGTTCAAATAATTAGGAATTGAGTAACATTGCCACGTCTTTAGCAAAGTAGGATGCTATAATATTTGCACCGGCACGTTTGATTGCTGTAACCTGTTCTAGCATGACGGCGTCATGGTTAAGCCATCCACGTTCTGCGGCAGCTTTTAACATGGCATACTCTCCGGATACTTGGTAAACAGCTACAGGAACATCAACCACCTCTTTAATATCACGAACAATATCCAAATAGCATAAACCTGGTTTTACCATGACGATATCTGCGCCCTCATCAATGTCCATTTGAGTTTCCTTTATGGCCTCAAGTCGGTTGGCATAATCCATTTGATAAGTGTTTTTATTTTTAGGAATATTTTGAACGTCGGCTGGAGCAGAATCTAGGGCATCCCTAAACGGTCCATAAAATGAAGAAGCGTATTTGGCAGAGTAGCTCATAATACCAGTATCTGTAAATCCGTTACTTTCCAAAATTTCTCTAATGGTTAAAACACGCCCATCCATCATATCGCTTGGTGCAACAAAATCGGCTCCAGACTGTGCATGAGATAAGCTCATTTCAGCTAAAACAGTTGCGGTAGTATCATTTATGATTTTTCCGTTTTCAATAACGCCGTCATGACCATACATGGAGTAGGGGTCTAGTGCAACATCTGTCATCACCAGCATGTCAGGGCAAGCATTCTTAACGGTCTTTATGGCTCGTTGCATAAGTCCGTTAGGGTTTAAAGCCTCTTTTCCTTGGTTATCCTTGAGCTCATCTGGCACTTTAACAAATAGAAGTACAGATTTTAAACCTAGCTTCCAAAGTGTTTTGACTTCGGCTTCTAGTAAATCTAAACTTAAGCGAAAGTAGTTGGGCATGGAGGCAATTTCCTCTTTGACGTTTTTGCCCTCAACAACAAACAGAGGCACCAAAAAATCATTTGGAGAAATTAGGGTCTCTCTTACTAAATGTCTTAAGGCATCGTTAGTTCTTAACCTACGGTTTCTTCTCAATGGAAACATAAATCTATCGTTTTTGTTGTAATCACAAAGTTAAGGGTTATGTTGCATTTCTTGATAAGAATAGCTTAAATATAAAGGCTAATGAGTAGGAAAGTTGAGGGCTTTATGAGAACTATTGAATTTTTATAGCCCGAGCTTGTTATTGATAGCATCGGCCAATCTTTCTAAAGATTTAGGAGCCTTAAAGCGGTAACCGATATACAATTCTGCAAATAATAGCTCATCACTCAACATGGTAGAAGAATCAATATCATGTTCGAATATGGATGCATTGGCAGTCAATCCCCCAAAAAAGGTATTGGAGTTGTAGCTAAAGACCAACCTAGCGGTACTTTCGATAAGCAACGATGTGATATCTACTTCACCAAGCCCTTTAGTTATATTTATACCCGCTCCAGCAGTAAGACCTCCTGAGATTAAAACAGTCTCAGTAATTGCCCAATTGTAATAATAACCAGGGGACAGCGCGACGTTAATGGTGTAAGCTTTGTCAGATTCATTCAATTCTTGTAACCTGTATTTTGTATAATAATAGGCCAATCTTGGGATAAAACTTCCTGCGCTTCGGGTCTGCCATTCATTTTGTGCACCAATAGCCCTAAAAGAAAAATTTCTGTTAAAAATAAAAGAGGTTCTGCCTCCAATCTTTAAGGTTTCTAAGCCTTTTAAATAATTCGATTGATCACCGATTGACACGGTAAATCCCTTTTGTTTATAGTAATCAAGATTTTGCATCCAACGCCCAAAAAACATTCTAAAGTTTAAATTGAAGAATTTGGAATCGGCATTATCTTTATTCTCCGCTAAAAAATTCGGAGAAAAACTGTAGGCAATTTCTAGACTTCGATAACCAATCGAAGCACCAAGATAATCCCGACTATTTGGGATAAAAACAGTTTCTAAACCTTGATCATCCTCAAAATAGAAATCGTTTGAAGTATTTATTAAAAAGAGACGTGTAGTTATTTTATTTTCAAATTGACGAATGTAAGTATTTGTGTTTGGCTGATTTTCTTGAGACCAAACGGTGTTAACAGAAAGCAATATTAAAACTATGGAGCTTCTCAGACCCATGCTACAGGATGTTTTAGTACTTGTAATAATTTTTCCTCTTCACTGCCAGGTTCTGGGCGGTGATCATAAACCCATTGCACGTGAGGAGGAAGGCTCATTAAAATACTTTCGATGCGGCCATTTGTCTTTAGGCCAAAAAGGGTGCCTTTGTCATGTACAAGGTTGAACTCTACATAGCGGCCACGGCGTATTTCTTGCCAATCTCTTTGTGCTTTAGTATAAGATAAATCTTTGCGTTTTTCTACAATTGGTACGTAGGCATCTAGGAAACTGTCTCCAACTTCGGTAACGAAGTTATACCAATCTTGCATTCCCATTTTTGGGGTGGTCTTGCAGTAATCAAAAAACAACCCTCCTATGCCTCGTCCTTCATTACGATGGGCATTGTAGAAATAGTGATCACATTTTTCCTTGTAGTGTTTGTAAAAATCACCATCATGGAGATCACAGGCTGTTTTACATACTTGATGAAAATGTTTGGCATCTGCTTCAAAGAGGTAATAAGGTGTTAAATCCTGTCCGCCACCAAACCATTGGTCTACAATCTTCCCATCTTGATCATACATTTCAAAATAGCGCCAATTGGCATGTACAGTGGGCACCATTGGGTTTGTTGGATGAAGCACCAAGCTCAATCCGCAGGCAAAAAACTGCGCATCGGTAACACCAAAATAGGCTTGCATACTTTCTGGTAAAGCGCCGTGAACAGCAGAAATATTGACGCCTCCCTTTTCAAAAACGGTACCATTTTCTATAACACGAGATTTGCCTCCACCACCTTCTGGTCTTTCCCAAACATCTTCTTTGAAATTTGCCTTGCCGTCAACCTGCTCTAGTTTTGAAGTAATGGTTTGTTGCAGCTTTTGGATGTAATCGAAGAACTGATCTTTGACTAAAACATCTGCTTTAAAATTAGATGTTGTTTGATTTTCTTCTGAATGCTTATAGGATGGTCTCGACATGCTTAAATTATTGAATACGTAATCACCTTGAGAACAGTAACTTTTATTAGTTTCTGTGACAGATTGTAAAAACATAAAAATAAGAAGAAAAGCCAAACTATCATCTTTAGGTGGAATGATGTTACATCGAGGCAAAATTAGTTTGTCATCAACACGCGATAAGATTGGAATGCAATCCAAGCATCTAAAAGCAGTTTGAAGCCTAAAGCTGACTTTTTCCTTGACCGACATTTTGAGCAAAGGATAGTTTTTGTTTTAAAATATACCTGAATGTGATGGTGTTTTCTTTTTCAATTCACGAATTCTAAACCATCCTCTACGAATTCTAAAACCGTCTAAATTTAGGGTCATGCGCGCTATATCTTTGAGTAAACAAAGTATAATAGTAACTCTTAAAACAAAATATCATGACGACTTTAAATCACACTCAAGTAAAAAACGAAAACCCAATCACGATGTCAAAAATCGTAAAAAGCTGCCTGGCCATTGCCATACTCTTAATGGCTTCAAATGTATTTGCACAAGAAGTTGAATTTGATGTATACACCAATTCAGCCACAAAAGCATCTCAGTATTTATTGGCCGATGATGTGGCCATGCGAGATTGCGCCTCGGTACAATGTGAACAATTAGCTACCATAGGTATTGGCACCAACGTTAGGCTCTTAGCAAAAAGTGAGAGCGCACAAACCATCAACGGCGTTAAAAGCAGATGGTATAAAATTAAAATGGGACCACAGGTTGGCTGGATCTGGGGCGGACTCATCTCACAGAAAACGATGGTGAGCCAAGTAAACCCAGAAGTTAAATTTGTATTTGGTGAAGCAGGGATGGACTATAAAGGTTACAAGCGTTTCCAAATTAGAGCAGTAAAGAATGGCGAAGAAATTGATAAGATTTTTGTGAAATGTGACAGTTTGAACCACTCAAGAGTATCTTTATTAGAAGCCGAAAGTGGTCAAGATGGGGTTGAGGTCATTAGCCTGGGTATTGGTGAAGACGAAAGCTGCGATGTGACTACAAATGCCAAATATGTCATGTTCAAAAACAATAAGTTAGAACAGATCTCCAGCTTATTGACCGCGACTACACCAGAATTTGAAAAAGCAAACTATGCCTACAATTGTGGTTTTGATGACCAAGATTAATTGTTGTTGATTATTGGTTGAAGCGCTGCGTTTCTTTTGAAATGCGGCGCTTTTTCATGGTTTGCTAAAATTCTGAATACTTCTGCACATAAAAATCCCGTTCAAAATTGTAAGTTGCATAGCCTATAAATGATAGCATTGTAAAGTGAACAAGTGTAGGCTCAAGATCAAAATTTAAATACAAGTCACCACTCAATTTGAAATCAATTATCACATATCTGTCATGCATGCTCTTTTTGGGGCCGGTGTTTTTAGGCCATACCCAAAATCAGCAGTTACGTGCATTTACTATAGAAGACGGATTGCCACAATCCCAAGTCTATGATATGGTTCAAGATGAGAACGGGTATTTGTGGGTAGCAACTCAAGGTGGTGGTGTGGCACGTTTTGATGGGAGTAATTTTAAGATTTATAATACCTCCAATGGTCTTCAAAATAATTATGTCAATGCGCTGTTTGCATCTAAAGACACTTTATTTATAGGTACAAATCGCGGTCTTTCCATAAAAGTAAAACAGCAATTTTTTTCTTCGGAAATGCCTCAAATTAATACCATTAAAAAAATAAGGCAGATCACTTTCATTTTAACGGCAAAGGGGATTTATCACATTTCCGAAGGTGTTAAACCGGTTAAGTTATCATTGAATCATCGCTTAGATACTTCTCAAATAAAGGATCTTATTTATGATGGCACCTATTATTGGATTGCTTCTAGTCAGGGCTTGTTTAAAACAAAACATTTAAATGCTAAAGCTGCAGAAGTTGAAGAACTGGTAGAGGATGATTTTGTAGCGCTTCTCAATTATAAAGATAAAATAATAGCTGCTACTGCGAGCGAGGGTGTTTTTATTTTTGAACCGAATCATTTTGAAGAGTCCATTCTTGTTCTCGAATCCTTAAAAATTAACGCGCTGTCTCTAAATGATAAGGACGTTTGGATTGCGACAGCCGATGATGGCATTCATCGTTTAAATATGGTGTCTTACACAACAGAACTTGTTGTGAACGCAGTGCAAGGACTCTCTGTTTCAAATGTGCAAAAAGTACTTTTAGACCGGCAATCCAATATTTGGATAGCGACTTCTGGTGGAGGTTTTTATAAATATTTTCAGAATAATTTCAAACATTATGACACCTCATCGGGTTTGAGCGGAAGTCGTGTGTATGCCATACATTCAAACGACAACACAAAATGGGTATCCCAAAGTGGAACCGGGCTGTCAAAATTAGATGGTAAAGGAGCCCAGAAGGTAGAGCTACCCGAATTTTTTTCCGCAGCAAAAATAAAAACGATCACAAGTGGTCCACAAGGTCGTGTGTGGTTTGGTTCAGAGGGTCATGGTATTTGGCTGCGGGAAATTGTAATTAAGGATACCGTTTTAATAGATAAGAGCAAAATTGATGAATTGAGTAAAATTAAAATCCCCATCACAAGCCGCTTTGATTATGAGATCAACAAAAAAACGGGCTTTCCAGAAGACTGGATCAAAAGTCTTCAAACGGATCAAGATACGGTTTGGGCCACAACCTATTCTAGCGGGATTATAAAGTTTGGATATCAGCCATCAACATCAGGGCTTCAAATCTATAATACTTTTTCAAAAGAAAACGGGATCAAGGACCTTGCGATAACGCATAGCCTTTTTCATGACAATCAATTATGGTATGCCACACAAAATGGGCATTTGGGATGTATTAAGGACGATGCGGTATCAGACTTAGGCCTTGTTTTGAACGATGAGGTTGCGATTAATACTCTACTCATCAATAAAAACACCATCTATTTGGGCACTGCTGGCAAAGGTATTTGGTGGGCAAAGCTTGAGAATCAACTTCATTTTAAAAAGCTTAAGGGGTCTAAGCCCTTAACTTCAGAGAATTGCTTTCAGCTTATTTTTGACAACGAGGGCTATCTTTGGTCTGGTACAGAACGAGGAGTAGACAAGATTGAACTGAGTCCTGATCAGGAGATTTTGGATGTATTCCACTTTGGTAAAAACGACGGATTTCTTGGGATTGAAACTACGCTAAACGCTGTAGATAAAGATGAAAATGGACATCTTTGGTTTGGAACTATTTATGGACTTACCGAGTTTATACCTTCAGTAAACACTGGTAACAGTTTAAAACCCGAGCTCTTTTTTGAAGATGTTAAAGTAGCATATGAGTCGGTAGATAGTATTGATTTAAAAGCTTGGACCAATAGTAAAAAGGTTTTGCGGCTTTCGCCAAATCAAAATCAAGTGAGTTTTAGTTTTAAATCTGTAGATCTTGATCACCCTGATATTATAGAATATCGTACGGCATTAAATAATACAGAATGGAGCCCATGGAGCTCCTCGAGTTCTAGTGATTTTTCTGGCTTGGCCTATGGAGCACACACGTTCTCTGTGCAGTCTAGAAATTTTAGGTGGCAAGAGAGTGATGTTAAGCAATTTTCATTTTTTATAGAACGGCCTTTTTACAAAAAGATTTGGGTGCAATGGTTAGCTGCTGCTTTAGTTCTATTGGTGGTATTTTTAATAATAGCCACTTACATTAAACGGCTAAAGCAAAGAAACAAAAGCGCACAGCAACGTCTCGAGATAGAGAACCATTTGTTGGAATTAGAACAAAAAGCATTACGGTTGCAGATGAATCCGCACTTTATGTTTAACGTACTTAATGGGATCAAGGCCATGGCCGTTACAAAACCAGAGGTCATGAATACCACAATAAATAGTTTTGCGGCATTACTACGGGCCACATTAGCCAATTCTAGAAAAGATAGAATTAGCTTAGAAGAAGAAATGGCCACGCTTAAACATTATATTGAACTAGAACAGCAGATGTCTCAAAAGCCGTTTGAGTTTCAGCTGTCTTTAGAGAGTGATTACGGAGCAGATGAGATTTACATTCCGCCAATGCTTATTCAACCTTTTGTTGAAAATGCCATACGGCATGGTATTTTAAAAGGATCTAGAAAAGGGCAATTGGATATTTGTTTTGCTACTTCGGAAACGTTTCTTGAAGTGACCATTACCGATAATGGATTAGGGATTTATGAATCACAAAAAGCAAAAACGGCTTCAGATCATCAATCCATGGCCTTGCAAGTCACCGAGGAGCGTCTGGCCTCGATTTCTGGAAAAGATGCTTTACAGATTGCAGAATTGAAAGCAGACGGCAAAGTGAAAGGAACATGCGTATTTTTTAAAACTCCTTTAGAAACAGATTATTGAAGCGCTTTAGGGTGAGGGATTTTAAGGTATTAAAAAAGAAGAAAATCATAAGCACGTAAAACCAGCTTATCAAAACACAAGCAGTCCATAATAAAATGAAGAAACATACAGCACTATTAGTCGAAGATAATTTAGATGCGCTCAATTTATTAAGAGCTACGCTAGAGTCCAAGCATCCAAA
Proteins encoded in this window:
- a CDS encoding methylated-DNA--[protein]-cysteine S-methyltransferase → METCIIKTPLGYSKISGNDDGITEVTLLNLDLSEDKKLEKETDVIPAVLEDTVIQLQEYFEGVRNTFDLKLNPQGTDFQKSVWLELAQIPFGKTCSYLELSKRLGDPKAIRAVANANAKNPIWIITPCHRVIGSDGSLTGYAGGLHRKKWLLEHENPYKQQSLF
- a CDS encoding CNNM domain-containing protein; translation: MGLLILYACVSIFFSFLCSILEAVLLSVTPTFIKVKKQEGKHYALELEVLKKDVDRPLIAILTLNTIAHTVGAILVGVQAKVAYAEIYGTEQTTVLGFDFTVDIMVGVVSTIMTILILVASEIIPKTIGATYWKQLANFTTKALRILIFPLRITGLLWLLQLTTKLIGGSAHGSILSREGFLVMADMAEEEGVFQENESKIIRNLLNFKEVFAKDVMTPRTVMKAEDENTTVQDFFNKNMNLRFSRIPIYAGDADEIKGLVLKDEVFKEMALDNGDKKLSEIKRHIIVVDREMPIPSLFDQLVETRNHMALVVDEYGSVSGLVTMEDVIETLLGMEIMDESDNVSDLQHMARKSWESRARKLGIIDAIPSEKGKVEKSPDDKDPKNQK
- a CDS encoding Lrp/AsnC family transcriptional regulator, whose amino-acid sequence is MDDIDFKIIELLRKNARESFAAIGKSVDLSAPAIGKRVKNLEDKGIIKGYSLKLNHDKLGINTRAYINLKIHQSSTVKTAYNQIVHLKEVQRCDRITGYDSLCILAFFKNNKELITFIERVSQYGVPNTSIILES
- the hemB gene encoding porphobilinogen synthase, which encodes MFPLRRNRRLRTNDALRHLVRETLISPNDFLVPLFVVEGKNVKEEIASMPNYFRLSLDLLEAEVKTLWKLGLKSVLLFVKVPDELKDNQGKEALNPNGLMQRAIKTVKNACPDMLVMTDVALDPYSMYGHDGVIENGKIINDTTATVLAEMSLSHAQSGADFVAPSDMMDGRVLTIREILESNGFTDTGIMSYSAKYASSFYGPFRDALDSAPADVQNIPKNKNTYQMDYANRLEAIKETQMDIDEGADIVMVKPGLCYLDIVRDIKEVVDVPVAVYQVSGEYAMLKAAAERGWLNHDAVMLEQVTAIKRAGANIIASYFAKDVAMLLNS
- a CDS encoding DUF4421 family protein; this translates as MGLRSSIVLILLSVNTVWSQENQPNTNTYIRQFENKITTRLFLINTSNDFYFEDDQGLETVFIPNSRDYLGASIGYRSLEIAYSFSPNFLAENKDNADSKFFNLNFRMFFGRWMQNLDYYKQKGFTVSIGDQSNYLKGLETLKIGGRTSFIFNRNFSFRAIGAQNEWQTRSAGSFIPRLAYYYTKYRLQELNESDKAYTINVALSPGYYYNWAITETVLISGGLTAGAGINITKGLGEVDITSLLIESTARLVFSYNSNTFFGGLTANASIFEHDIDSSTMLSDELLFAELYIGYRFKAPKSLERLADAINNKLGL
- the hemF gene encoding oxygen-dependent coproporphyrinogen oxidase, producing the protein MSRPSYKHSEENQTTSNFKADVLVKDQFFDYIQKLQQTITSKLEQVDGKANFKEDVWERPEGGGGKSRVIENGTVFEKGGVNISAVHGALPESMQAYFGVTDAQFFACGLSLVLHPTNPMVPTVHANWRYFEMYDQDGKIVDQWFGGGQDLTPYYLFEADAKHFHQVCKTACDLHDGDFYKHYKEKCDHYFYNAHRNEGRGIGGLFFDYCKTTPKMGMQDWYNFVTEVGDSFLDAYVPIVEKRKDLSYTKAQRDWQEIRRGRYVEFNLVHDKGTLFGLKTNGRIESILMSLPPHVQWVYDHRPEPGSEEEKLLQVLKHPVAWV
- a CDS encoding two-component regulator propeller domain-containing protein, translated to MKSIITYLSCMLFLGPVFLGHTQNQQLRAFTIEDGLPQSQVYDMVQDENGYLWVATQGGGVARFDGSNFKIYNTSNGLQNNYVNALFASKDTLFIGTNRGLSIKVKQQFFSSEMPQINTIKKIRQITFILTAKGIYHISEGVKPVKLSLNHRLDTSQIKDLIYDGTYYWIASSQGLFKTKHLNAKAAEVEELVEDDFVALLNYKDKIIAATASEGVFIFEPNHFEESILVLESLKINALSLNDKDVWIATADDGIHRLNMVSYTTELVVNAVQGLSVSNVQKVLLDRQSNIWIATSGGGFYKYFQNNFKHYDTSSGLSGSRVYAIHSNDNTKWVSQSGTGLSKLDGKGAQKVELPEFFSAAKIKTITSGPQGRVWFGSEGHGIWLREIVIKDTVLIDKSKIDELSKIKIPITSRFDYEINKKTGFPEDWIKSLQTDQDTVWATTYSSGIIKFGYQPSTSGLQIYNTFSKENGIKDLAITHSLFHDNQLWYATQNGHLGCIKDDAVSDLGLVLNDEVAINTLLINKNTIYLGTAGKGIWWAKLENQLHFKKLKGSKPLTSENCFQLIFDNEGYLWSGTERGVDKIELSPDQEILDVFHFGKNDGFLGIETTLNAVDKDENGHLWFGTIYGLTEFIPSVNTGNSLKPELFFEDVKVAYESVDSIDLKAWTNSKKVLRLSPNQNQVSFSFKSVDLDHPDIIEYRTALNNTEWSPWSSSSSSDFSGLAYGAHTFSVQSRNFRWQESDVKQFSFFIERPFYKKIWVQWLAAALVLLVVFLIIATYIKRLKQRNKSAQQRLEIENHLLELEQKALRLQMNPHFMFNVLNGIKAMAVTKPEVMNTTINSFAALLRATLANSRKDRISLEEEMATLKHYIELEQQMSQKPFEFQLSLESDYGADEIYIPPMLIQPFVENAIRHGILKGSRKGQLDICFATSETFLEVTITDNGLGIYESQKAKTASDHQSMALQVTEERLASISGKDALQIAELKADGKVKGTCVFFKTPLETDY